A window of Actinomadura rubteroloni contains these coding sequences:
- a CDS encoding polysaccharide deacetylase family protein has product MPLLHKLAAVLVVVAVVLGLTLPGDRDAREAATAVRAAAGEKAAAGRTAAPSATPGGPRTGGTPGASPPPSAAATAPIPPAGAEAARVRADELGMVPVLMYHRIMKKPELSLDRSVQEFRDEVNRLADEGYAPITAAEFVAGRIDVPAGRHPVVLTFDDSTPGHFGLDAAGNPAPDTAVAILQEVARTHPGFRATATFYLNKDIFGLGDRAADGLKWLISHGYEIGNHTVTHADLSRLSKQGVRAEIGGMEDQIVALTGAHTTTFAYPFGAVPRKSEWARGDGGRYGFRGVFLAGWKPSVSPFNTGFDRWAIDRVRSEGKIKENDCRRFCSTAWLDYLDKHPMERYTSDGNPATVTFPAAEEKRLAPAFRPYGRRY; this is encoded by the coding sequence GTGCCGCTCCTCCACAAGCTCGCCGCGGTCCTCGTCGTCGTGGCCGTCGTCCTCGGGCTGACGCTGCCCGGGGACCGGGACGCCCGCGAGGCCGCGACCGCCGTCCGGGCCGCCGCCGGGGAGAAGGCCGCGGCGGGGCGCACGGCGGCGCCGTCCGCGACGCCGGGCGGTCCCCGGACGGGCGGGACGCCGGGCGCGTCGCCGCCCCCGTCGGCCGCCGCGACCGCGCCGATCCCGCCCGCCGGCGCCGAGGCCGCGCGCGTCCGGGCGGACGAGCTGGGCATGGTCCCGGTGCTCATGTACCACCGGATCATGAAGAAGCCCGAGCTGTCGCTCGACCGGTCGGTGCAGGAGTTCCGCGACGAGGTGAACCGGCTCGCGGACGAGGGCTACGCGCCGATCACCGCCGCCGAGTTCGTCGCGGGCCGGATCGACGTCCCGGCGGGCCGCCATCCGGTCGTGCTCACGTTCGACGACAGCACGCCGGGGCACTTCGGGCTGGACGCGGCGGGCAACCCCGCGCCCGACACGGCCGTCGCGATCCTGCAGGAGGTCGCCCGCACCCATCCCGGGTTCCGGGCGACCGCGACCTTCTACCTCAACAAGGACATCTTCGGGCTCGGCGATCGTGCCGCCGACGGGTTGAAGTGGCTCATCTCACACGGCTACGAGATCGGCAACCACACCGTCACCCACGCGGATCTGTCGCGGCTGTCCAAGCAGGGCGTCCGGGCCGAGATCGGCGGCATGGAGGACCAGATCGTCGCCCTGACCGGCGCGCACACCACCACGTTCGCGTATCCGTTCGGCGCCGTCCCGCGCAAGAGCGAGTGGGCGCGCGGCGACGGCGGCCGGTACGGGTTCCGAGGCGTTTTCCTCGCGGGCTGGAAGCCGTCGGTGTCGCCGTTCAACACCGGCTTCGACCGGTGGGCCATCGACCGCGTCCGGTCCGAGGGGAAGATCAAGGAGAACGACTGCCGCCGGTTCTGCTCGACGGCGTGGTTGGACTACCTGGACAAACACCCGATGGAGCGCTATACATCGGACGGGAATCCCGCGACGGTGACGTTCCCGGCGGCCGAGGAGAAGCGGCTCGCCCCGGCGTTCCGTCCCTACGGGCGCCGGTACTGA
- the polA gene encoding DNA polymerase I, with the protein MATTVPTPDKPRLLLLDGHSLAYRAFFALPVENFSTTDGQPTNAVYGFTSMLINVLRDEQPTHIAVAFDRSEPTFRHEAYVEYKAGRQKTPDEFRSQVSLIFEVLDALRIPRLSVAGFEADDIIATLSVRATAAGMDTLVVSGDRDAFQLVDGNVTVLYPVRGVSELKRMDPAAVEEKYGVPPERYRELAALVGESSDNLPGVPGVGPKTAAKWLVKYGDLDTLVAKVDEIKGKAGESLREHLGDVLRNQQINKLDCDVELDAAPPELKIGQWDRDEIHTLFDSLQFRVLRERLYASLSAVEPEAEEGFEIRLDELEPGALAAWLAENTADGRTGVALTGTWGRGTGEVTGIALAAASGAAVRLDPVELIADDERALAAWLADPSRPKAMHEAKGPMLALYARGMELEGLTSDTALAAYLALPGQRTFDLGDLVLRYLHRELRGETEDSGQLTLDGSGEEEAARDLAVRARAVGELADVLDRDLERRGATRLLREVELPLVRVLAGMERAGIAVDADHLAGLSASLGGQVKQEEQDAHAAVDHEFNLGSPKQVQQVLFDELGLPKTKRTKTGYTTDSEALTGLLAKSEHPVLAHILRWREVAKLKSIVDSLIPMADDAGRIHTTFNQMIAATGRLSSTDPNLQNIPIRTAEGRQIREAFVVGDGYESLLTADYSQIELRIMAHLSGDDALLEAFGSGADFHTITASRVFGLPPEQIDSELRARIKAMNYGLAYGLSAYGLSQQLRIPPDEARGLMEEYFQQFGGVRDYLEGVVAQARRDGYTETILGRRRYLPDLTSDNRQRREMAERMALNAPIQGSAADIVKVASLNVDRALRAGGLRSRMLLQVHDELVLEVAPGEADALRDLVREQMSNAYALKAPLEVSMGTGGTWQAAAH; encoded by the coding sequence GTGGCCACGACAGTACCGACCCCTGACAAGCCCCGGCTCCTGCTGCTGGACGGGCATTCGCTCGCCTACCGGGCGTTCTTCGCGCTGCCGGTGGAGAACTTCTCCACGACCGACGGGCAGCCGACCAACGCGGTCTACGGGTTCACCTCGATGTTGATCAACGTCCTGCGCGACGAGCAGCCGACGCACATCGCGGTGGCGTTCGACCGGTCCGAGCCGACGTTCCGGCACGAGGCGTACGTCGAGTACAAGGCGGGCCGGCAGAAGACGCCCGACGAGTTCCGCAGCCAGGTCAGCCTGATCTTCGAGGTGCTGGACGCGCTGCGCATCCCGCGGCTGTCGGTCGCGGGGTTCGAGGCCGACGACATCATCGCCACGCTGTCGGTGCGGGCCACGGCGGCGGGGATGGACACGCTGGTCGTCTCCGGCGACCGCGACGCGTTCCAGCTCGTCGACGGGAACGTCACCGTCCTGTACCCGGTGCGCGGGGTGTCGGAGCTGAAGCGGATGGACCCGGCCGCCGTGGAGGAGAAGTACGGCGTGCCGCCCGAGCGGTACCGGGAGCTGGCGGCGCTGGTCGGGGAGAGCAGCGACAACCTGCCCGGCGTGCCCGGCGTCGGCCCGAAGACCGCCGCCAAGTGGCTGGTGAAGTACGGCGACCTGGACACGCTCGTCGCCAAGGTGGACGAGATCAAGGGCAAGGCGGGCGAGAGCCTGCGCGAGCACCTCGGCGACGTCCTGCGCAACCAGCAGATCAACAAGCTGGACTGCGACGTCGAGCTGGACGCCGCGCCCCCGGAGCTGAAGATCGGCCAGTGGGACCGCGACGAGATCCACACCCTGTTCGACTCGCTCCAGTTCCGCGTCCTGCGCGAGCGGCTGTACGCGTCGCTGTCGGCCGTCGAGCCCGAGGCCGAGGAGGGCTTCGAGATCCGGCTGGACGAGCTGGAGCCCGGCGCGCTCGCCGCGTGGCTGGCGGAGAACACCGCGGACGGCCGCACCGGCGTCGCGCTCACCGGCACCTGGGGACGCGGCACCGGGGAGGTGACCGGGATCGCGCTCGCGGCGGCGTCCGGCGCGGCCGTCCGGCTGGACCCGGTCGAGCTGATCGCCGACGACGAGCGGGCGCTGGCGGCCTGGCTCGCCGACCCGTCCCGGCCGAAGGCGATGCACGAGGCGAAGGGGCCGATGCTCGCGCTGTACGCGCGCGGCATGGAGCTGGAGGGCCTCACCAGCGACACCGCGCTCGCGGCGTACCTGGCGCTGCCCGGGCAGCGGACGTTCGACCTCGGCGACCTCGTCCTGCGCTACCTGCACCGGGAGTTGCGCGGCGAGACCGAGGACTCCGGGCAGCTCACGCTGGACGGGTCGGGCGAGGAGGAGGCCGCGCGCGACCTCGCCGTCCGCGCCCGCGCCGTCGGGGAGCTGGCCGACGTCCTGGACCGCGACCTGGAGCGGCGCGGCGCGACCCGGCTGCTGCGCGAGGTGGAGCTGCCGCTGGTGCGCGTCCTCGCCGGGATGGAGCGCGCGGGGATCGCGGTCGACGCCGACCATCTGGCGGGCCTGTCGGCGTCGCTCGGCGGGCAGGTCAAGCAGGAGGAGCAGGACGCGCACGCCGCCGTCGACCACGAGTTCAACCTCGGCTCGCCCAAGCAGGTACAGCAGGTCCTGTTCGACGAGCTGGGCCTGCCGAAGACCAAGCGCACCAAGACCGGGTACACCACCGACTCCGAGGCGCTGACGGGCCTGCTGGCCAAGAGCGAGCACCCGGTGCTCGCGCACATCCTGCGCTGGCGGGAGGTCGCCAAGCTCAAGAGCATCGTGGACTCGCTGATCCCGATGGCCGACGACGCGGGCCGCATCCACACCACGTTCAACCAGATGATCGCGGCGACGGGACGGCTGTCGTCCACCGACCCGAACCTGCAGAACATCCCGATCCGCACCGCCGAGGGGCGTCAGATCCGCGAGGCGTTCGTCGTCGGCGACGGCTACGAGTCGCTGCTCACCGCCGACTACAGCCAGATCGAGCTGCGGATCATGGCGCACCTGTCCGGCGACGACGCGCTGCTGGAGGCGTTCGGGTCCGGCGCGGACTTCCACACGATCACCGCGTCGCGGGTGTTCGGGCTGCCGCCCGAGCAGATCGACTCCGAGCTGCGCGCCCGGATCAAGGCGATGAACTACGGGCTGGCGTACGGGCTGTCGGCGTACGGGCTGTCCCAGCAGCTCCGCATCCCGCCGGACGAGGCGCGCGGGCTGATGGAGGAGTACTTCCAGCAGTTCGGCGGCGTCCGCGACTACCTGGAGGGCGTCGTCGCGCAGGCCCGCCGCGACGGCTACACCGAGACGATCCTCGGCCGCCGCCGCTACCTGCCCGACCTGACGTCGGACAACCGGCAGCGCCGCGAGATGGCCGAGCGGATGGCGCTGAACGCCCCGATCCAGGGCTCGGCGGCCGACATCGTCAAGGTCGCGAGCCTGAACGTCGACCGCGCGCTGCGCGCCGGCGGGCTCCGCTCCCGGATGCTGCTGCAGGTCCACGACGAACTGGTGCTGGAGGTCGCGCCCGGCGAGGCCGACGCCCTGCGGGATCTCGTCCGCGAGCAGATGTCCAACGCCTACGCCCTCAAGGCCCCGCTCGAAGTCTCCATGGGCACGGGCGGCACCTGGCAGGCCGCCGCGCATTAG
- a CDS encoding PaaI family thioesterase, with translation MAEDLRELTALLNGAKGNLPQAMGIEFVEASAERVTARMPVAGNTQPYGLLHGGASCVLAETLGSVGAAIHAGAGRIAVGIEINATHHRSATEGTVTGVATRVHGGRSLATYEIVITDDADRRICTARLTCMLRDAP, from the coding sequence ATGGCAGAGGACCTGCGCGAACTCACCGCGCTGCTCAACGGGGCCAAGGGCAATCTCCCGCAGGCCATGGGGATCGAGTTCGTGGAGGCGTCCGCCGAGCGCGTCACGGCCCGGATGCCCGTCGCGGGCAACACCCAGCCGTACGGGCTCCTGCACGGCGGCGCGTCCTGCGTCCTCGCCGAGACGCTCGGCTCGGTCGGCGCGGCGATCCACGCAGGGGCCGGGCGCATCGCCGTCGGCATCGAGATCAACGCCACCCACCACCGGTCGGCGACCGAGGGGACCGTCACGGGCGTCGCCACCCGCGTCCACGGCGGACGCAGCCTCGCCACCTACGAGATCGTCATCACCGACGACGCGGACCGGCGGATCTGCACCGCTCGCCTCACCTGCATGCTGCGCGACGCTCCGTGA
- a CDS encoding DUF4352 domain-containing protein encodes MRPRVLPAVTGLVLVLGGCSGHDRPAVYDLPARTVRPDETAVHAPPTASGELTFQVIGFTTGMTGLAGSHADRAPRGRYTRVRIVVVNTSRTDQTYDARNQKLVAADGAQYTRDLEASLIKRQPAEDLEIGAGMRVEMDLWYDIPATARPTALRVVGTAPLGSVTPTAPPADVRLP; translated from the coding sequence ATGCGCCCCCGCGTCCTGCCCGCCGTGACCGGGCTCGTGCTCGTCCTCGGCGGCTGTTCGGGACACGACCGGCCCGCCGTCTACGACCTGCCCGCCCGCACCGTCCGGCCGGACGAGACGGCCGTCCACGCGCCGCCGACGGCCAGCGGCGAACTCACCTTCCAGGTCATCGGCTTCACGACCGGCATGACCGGGCTCGCCGGAAGCCACGCCGACCGTGCCCCGCGCGGCCGCTACACCCGCGTCCGGATCGTCGTGGTCAACACCAGCCGCACCGACCAGACCTACGACGCGCGCAACCAGAAGCTCGTCGCGGCGGACGGCGCCCAGTACACCCGCGACCTCGAAGCCAGTCTCATCAAGCGGCAGCCCGCCGAGGACCTGGAGATCGGCGCGGGCATGCGCGTCGAGATGGACCTCTGGTACGACATCCCGGCGACGGCGCGGCCCACCGCGCTCCGCGTCGTCGGGACGGCGCCGCTCGGGTCCGTCACCCCGACCGCGCCGCCCGCCGACGTCCGGCTCCCCTGA
- a CDS encoding ABC transporter ATP-binding protein: MLLEVEDVHVHYGKIAAIRGLSIEVGAGEIVTLIGANGAGKTTTLKTISGLRPLSRGRIRFDGRDISRMPGHKRVLAGIGQSPEGRGVFPGMTVADNLAMGAYARRGDGSKELAEVYELFPRLAERKGQMGGTMSGGEQQMLAIGRALMARPKVLLLDEPSMGLAPMLVQQIFSIIEEINRRGTTVLLVEQNAAQALQIAHRAYVLETGRIVKSAPAADLLDDPQVRAAYLGGGTDVTETERPGEA; the protein is encoded by the coding sequence ATGCTTCTTGAGGTTGAGGACGTCCACGTCCACTACGGAAAGATCGCGGCGATCCGGGGCCTGTCGATCGAGGTCGGCGCGGGCGAGATCGTCACGCTGATCGGCGCGAACGGCGCGGGCAAGACGACGACGCTGAAGACGATCTCGGGGCTGCGCCCGCTGTCGCGGGGGCGGATCCGGTTCGACGGCCGCGACATCAGCCGGATGCCGGGGCACAAGCGCGTCCTCGCGGGCATCGGTCAGTCGCCGGAGGGCCGGGGCGTGTTCCCGGGCATGACGGTCGCCGACAACCTCGCGATGGGCGCGTACGCGCGGCGCGGCGACGGCTCCAAGGAGCTGGCGGAGGTCTACGAGCTGTTCCCCCGGCTGGCCGAGCGCAAGGGCCAGATGGGCGGGACGATGTCGGGCGGCGAGCAGCAGATGCTCGCGATCGGGCGGGCGCTGATGGCGCGTCCGAAGGTGCTGCTGCTGGACGAGCCGTCGATGGGCCTGGCGCCGATGCTGGTGCAGCAGATCTTCTCGATCATCGAGGAGATCAACCGGCGCGGCACGACCGTCCTGCTGGTGGAGCAGAACGCGGCGCAGGCGCTGCAGATCGCGCACCGGGCGTACGTGCTGGAGACCGGGCGGATCGTGAAGTCGGCCCCGGCGGCGGACCTGCTGGACGACCCGCAGGTGCGGGCGGCCTACCTCGGCGGCGGGACGGACGTGACCGAGACCGAGCGGCCCGGGGAGGCGTGA
- a CDS encoding ABC transporter ATP-binding protein, translated as MSEETGGLLELRQITMRFGGVVAINGLDLAVRTGEIFALIGPNGAGKTTVFNVITGVYRPTEGRVVFDGDRIDGRKRFAVTKRGVARTFQNVRLFHNMTALENVMVGADAHHRTGLAGASLGLPWHRREEREGREKARELLEFVGVAHRLDENAKNLPYGDQRRLEIARALATEPKLLLLDEPAAGMNPAEKIELQDLIRRIRDSGRTVLLIEHDMSLIMGISDRIAVLDFGQKIAEGLPAEIQNDPRVIEAYLGAPADAS; from the coding sequence ATGAGCGAGGAGACCGGGGGCCTGCTGGAACTGCGGCAGATCACGATGCGGTTCGGCGGCGTCGTGGCGATCAACGGGCTGGACCTCGCGGTGCGCACGGGCGAGATCTTCGCGCTGATCGGCCCGAACGGCGCGGGCAAGACGACGGTGTTCAACGTGATCACCGGCGTCTACCGGCCGACGGAGGGCCGGGTCGTGTTCGACGGCGACCGCATCGACGGCCGCAAGCGCTTCGCGGTGACCAAGCGCGGCGTGGCCCGGACGTTCCAGAACGTCCGTCTGTTCCACAACATGACCGCGCTGGAGAACGTGATGGTGGGCGCGGACGCCCATCACCGGACGGGCCTGGCGGGCGCGTCCCTCGGCCTGCCGTGGCACCGCCGGGAGGAGCGCGAGGGCCGGGAGAAGGCGCGGGAGCTGCTGGAGTTCGTCGGCGTCGCGCACCGGCTGGACGAGAACGCCAAGAACCTGCCCTACGGCGACCAGCGGCGGCTGGAGATCGCGCGGGCGCTCGCGACCGAGCCGAAGCTGCTGCTGCTGGACGAGCCGGCCGCGGGCATGAACCCGGCGGAGAAGATCGAGCTGCAGGACCTGATCCGCCGCATCCGCGACTCGGGCCGGACGGTTCTGCTGATCGAGCACGACATGAGCCTGATCATGGGCATCAGCGACCGGATCGCCGTGCTGGACTTCGGGCAGAAGATCGCCGAGGGCCTGCCGGCGGAGATTCAGAACGACCCTCGGGTCATCGAGGCGTACTTGGGGGCTCCCGCCGATGCTTCTTGA
- a CDS encoding ABC transporter permease subunit, which translates to MASLRMVTGTVARVRDGWASAPGRARWPVYVLLVLGALILPADSIGSFMSPSSNWSDLLFFPIGGYILLAIGLNVVVGQAGLLDLGYVAFFAIGAYSMAVLGKLHGWDFWAIVPVGIVIAAASGVILGAPTLRLRGDYLAIVTLGFGEIIRIVAQNTDSIGGPNGISGIPHPPTLTEWAVPDVQPFTGLGLGGLQPFTYGALDSRPYYYLMLLAIIVVIVFVVRLNRSRVGRAWAAIREDEDAAELMGVPTFKFKLAAFAIGAAIGGLTGVIYGSQATSIIPKNFEFMVSALILAAVVLGGSGNLPGVILGAFLVAWLPERFRALNDYRVLFFGLALVVMMALRPEGLLPSRRRKAELQEGTGGMGGLGAGVAGPDGDPHEAKAEVTG; encoded by the coding sequence ATGGCGTCGCTCCGGATGGTCACCGGCACGGTCGCGCGGGTGCGCGACGGCTGGGCGTCGGCGCCGGGACGGGCGCGGTGGCCGGTCTATGTGTTGCTGGTGCTCGGCGCGCTGATTCTTCCGGCGGATTCGATCGGGAGTTTCATGTCGCCGTCCAGTAACTGGTCGGACCTGTTGTTCTTCCCGATCGGCGGGTACATCCTGCTGGCGATCGGGTTGAACGTGGTGGTGGGGCAGGCGGGCCTGCTGGACCTCGGGTACGTGGCGTTCTTCGCGATCGGCGCGTATTCGATGGCGGTGCTCGGGAAACTGCACGGTTGGGACTTCTGGGCGATCGTGCCGGTCGGCATCGTCATCGCGGCGGCGTCGGGCGTGATCCTGGGCGCGCCGACGCTGCGGCTGCGCGGCGACTATCTGGCGATCGTGACGCTGGGGTTCGGGGAGATCATCCGGATCGTGGCGCAGAACACCGACTCGATCGGCGGCCCGAACGGCATTTCCGGGATTCCGCATCCGCCGACGCTGACGGAGTGGGCGGTGCCGGACGTGCAGCCGTTCACGGGCCTCGGCCTCGGCGGTCTGCAGCCGTTCACGTACGGGGCGCTGGATTCGCGTCCTTACTACTACCTGATGCTGCTGGCGATCATCGTGGTGATCGTGTTCGTCGTCCGGCTGAATCGGAGCCGGGTGGGGCGCGCGTGGGCGGCGATCCGGGAGGACGAGGACGCGGCCGAACTGATGGGCGTGCCGACGTTCAAGTTCAAGCTGGCGGCGTTCGCGATCGGCGCGGCGATCGGCGGCCTGACGGGCGTGATCTACGGTTCGCAGGCGACGTCGATCATTCCGAAGAACTTCGAGTTCATGGTGTCGGCGCTGATCCTCGCGGCCGTCGTCCTCGGCGGTTCGGGGAACCTGCCGGGCGTGATCCTGGGCGCTTTCCTGGTGGCGTGGCTGCCGGAGCGTTTCCGGGCACTGAACGATTACCGGGTCCTTTTCTTCGGGCTGGCGCTCGTGGTGATGATGGCGCTGCGTCCGGAGGGCCTGCTGCCGTCGCGGCGGCGGAAGGCGGAACTGCAGGAGGGAACGGGCGGCATGGGCGGTCTCGGCGCCGGAGTCGCGGGACCGGACGGCGATCCGCACGAGGCCAAGGCGGAGGTGACCGGATGA